Below is a window of Phocoena sinus isolate mPhoSin1 chromosome 2, mPhoSin1.pri, whole genome shotgun sequence DNA.
aggtggtgttgtgtgcagggggcatgcgcagtaccctgcttttgttCCCAACACCagttttgctcccagctcttcagaaatGGCACTTGGGTTTTTtgatcttttgtatctttttgtccataatttgccccaccTGTGCATGCACCCAGTTATTTTTAGTCCTGTATAGTTTGTTTgcattttgttgctcaaggagaggtttgtccaggtgcaagcactgcagcaaagggtcccaggtagaggaaaaatagaaagtcATTGTGTGGAGAAACAGTGACAGGTAGGGAGCACAGATAATCTTGACGATGGTGGTAAGATTCTCTATAAGAtggcatctctttttttttttttttttagaatcttgACAAAAATTTGCAACATTTAAACACTGTCACAGAATGAATATAACTGCAGCCTAGGTCCTGCAAATGTCATAGCTGATTTTGTGTGCTTTTGAGTTATCTTCTCAATTTTCCCCCCCCAATGATGTCTTCGTATTCTCTTGTTTCCTGGACGTTGTGCTGGTGATAATTTCCTCTGAGACCGTGGGTGATGGGTTGGGGTGTGGGGTAAGCCCCGGCAGGCTCTCTTTGCTGCACATCACAGAGGCCTTCTGATTTTTTGTGACACGAATACAAACCCTGATATTTTCGTTTTTCACAAGCCTGGTGTAGCTGTCAAATCTTAAAATGCAGAGCACGGTATCGGGTGAAGGGGAAAGGGCAGAGGTGTGGGGTGGGCTGAAGGAGGGAAAGGGGTCTGCCTTGGTGATCAGGGGCCGTGAGTGGGGGCCCTGGGTGGGCACTGGCACGCAGCTGCTCACCATGTCCCCGGGGTAGCCGCCTGTCTACTCGGGTGCTGGTCATGGCATAGAAACTGTGGATTCGTACACAACGGTCCAGGTCCCTAGCTGGGGTTTGGAAATGCCTGACCTTTACCCTCCAGGCAAGTGACCTGGGGCAGCAGGTCAGAGCCAGATTCTCATCAACTTTTCCCCTTGTCAGGCTTTCTTTGTAGGCCCTGGGAACAAATTTGGAGAGCCGATCCCCATTTCCAAGGCCCACGAGCACATTTTTGGAATGGTCCTTATGAACGACTGGAGTGGTAATCACGGGATGTCGGGCATTCTGGTGTTGAGTTTCCTGCGCGCGCTCTGCTCCGGGTGAAAGCTGGGTATTTGGGAAGCCGTGGATGGTCTCCTGGGTCTGATGCCGGTCAAAGTGGCTGAGAGCACAGGCTTGGGTATCAAACAGACTTCTCAGCTCTGAGCTCTTGGccagttacttcacctctctgagctccagttttcTTGTAAGTTGAACAGGGACAAGGCTGATGTCACAGCTAGTACGTTTGAGCAATTTtgtgccaggcccagggctgATTACGTCACATGGACTCTCCTGTCAGGTCCCTACGAGACACTGATAATATTACTACTCCTGTTTTACACGGGTGAGGAATGAGGCACAAGGACGGCTTCAGCTGGTTGCTGAGCTAAGATTTCAAACACAGCAGCCCAGTTTCTGAGCCCATCTCAGCCCCTCTACCATTTGTAGGAGGACCGTGGTGCTGTGAATCTCAGCAAGTGTTGCCTCCCAGTATGAGGATGAGCTTCCAGCCCCTTCATGGGGAAGTatcctgcctgccctctggtcATCCTTCTCTTTGCTGCAGCTTGGCACGGTGACCTCAGAGGACCTCTGTCCTTGGTCCTGGGGCAGCCAGCCTGGTTGGGGCCAGagcacgggggtgggggagggctgtgCTGAGTGTCTGTGCTCCTTGGTCAAGGGAAGGGGGGAGCCTTGCCGCGGGGCCCGGTCAGCCTTTGTAAGCCCTGCTCGGCCCTTCTTCTGTAGCTCGAGACATTCAGAAGTGGGAGTACGTCCCTCTTGGGCCGTTCCTCGGGAAGAGTTTTGGAACCACCATCTCTCCGTGGGTGGTGCCCATGGATGCCCTCATGCCCTTTGCTGTGCCCAACCAGGAGCAGGTAAGCACACCCTCTGCAAGAAGTCCAGGCCCCTCTGCCTCCAAGGCTGTTTGCCCAGCAGGCgtggagagggtctggaggaTGCCCATGTGCTGGGGGTCCTGGTTATGGTGACCTCCAGGCAGGCGTGGCAGGAATCATTCTGCCTTGTGCTTTCCCTGCCCCCTGCACAGTTCTTGAGGAGAACATGGAATTTTGTAACCTTTAGAATCCTCTGAGGCCGGGAACTGGCCAGTTGGCAGGAAAAGGGGTCCCTTCCAGTATCACCACATTGCACAACTTTCCAGGTCAACAAGTTGTGTTCTGTGTGATGGCGCCCCCTGGAGCCCAACTGATAGAATGCAGCATGGGGTCAGACAGCAAGGCGTCCGTCCTGGCGCTGAACCTCGGCCTTGTGTTCCCTGAGCCTCCTGTCCCTGCACCACTGTCCAGGCCCATCTCACAATCCTAGCCCTCGCTCCTCAGCCTGTCACAGTCCGGCCGCTGCTTCCACCCCATCAGCACCGGTGGTCTCACCAAAGTGCCCAGTGACCTTGGTCAGTGTGGGGACCTTGTGCCCTCTTCAGTGTGGACCCGTTGGTGGCCCCCTACTCTTCCTAGGCGCTCTCTCCCCCTGGCTTCTGGCATGTGACCTGTCCTGGTTCTCCTGTATCTCCTAGAGTCCTGTGATGCTCCAGCCAACTCCGTCCTCCACATGGGGGCAGCCCTAGCTGAGCTCTGAGCCTTGCCCTTCCCCGGGTCCCATTCCCCCTCGCCTTGCTCACACGTGGCTCCTGGACACCTCTCAGCCTTCCTGTCATCCCATGGAGCTGTGCTCCAACACTTGGAGTCTTTCCCCACAGACCGGTGCCTCGTGAAGCTCCTGTGCGACTCTCACCCTGTCCCCTTGCTCCCTCCTCTACCGCTCCTGCCACAGCATCTCCCTCCCCATCATTTTCAGTCTCCCAGACTTGTCTCTTCCGTCTTTGGTGAGTCCCGCCCTCCCAGGACCGCCTGGCCTGCCGCCACACCTCCTGCTCGTCCCCTCCaggctccatccctggtccagaTCTCTGTTCACAGGCACTGCTGCACCCTCGCCAGAGACCTCTGGGCTCTGTCTCCCTTCATGCCAGCCCTTCCCAAATACCCTTTACGTGCAACCTTCACGACCCTTGCCACTTCtgaacaattatttattaaatgctttttcagcTTCCCTCTGAAAACTCTCATAATGTATTTAGGAAAGGAACTTTATGTCCCGATCTTCATTACTAGCCACCAAGttaatcataaaaagaaacacataaccattaaaataaaatcaccccGCATTGTCTCATGGCCCACTAGTGATTCAGGTACATGTTGCTCTTTGGGAAAACACTGCTTTTGGCCAAAGTTCAGACCTTCTACCAAAGCTCTGGCTACCAAAGCTGCCTACGCACTGAATCCAGCACTAGAAGGGCTGAGCGCCTCTGCTGGCCGCCCCTGCCTTCCGCCTTCCCTTTCTGTTGGCCTGGCCTCTCCCTGCAGGTCTGGCTTTGTTCCCGCATCTCTGGCCTTCCCACTGTCCGCTTCCCACTGTCCCCCTTCCCCAGCGCTCCCCTCCCTGGCTTTCTGGGTCCTCTGTCTACCTTTGACCTGCCGATGCCCCTCCCTCGGCTGCTTTTCCCAGAGTCCAGCACACATGAACACCCTCGCCCCCCAGTGTCCAGGGACACAGTGCTGGGTCCTGGAGAGGGGACACCCCTTCTTCCTCAGGTTCTCTCTGCCAGCTGCTCTGCTGGGCTGTGGGGCTCAGCCCCTCTGTGCTGTGCTCTGCCCTCACAGGACCCCAAGCCTCTGCCGTATCTCCGCCACGACCAGCCCTACACGTTCGACATCAACCTGTCTGTCACCCTGAAAGGTACTGTCGTGAGGTCGAAGGGTATGTCCAGCAGCTGGGTGGACCCCTGTGCCCAAGTGCCATTGCCCAGGTGGCTGCTGAGCTTCTGAAGGGGGGAGGTGATGGGGTGCCACCTGCTGCAGACTGGGAGACATGGGGGCTCTTGTAAAGGATGGGAAGGGACACCCTTGTGCTCATTGCGAGCCACACGGGGCCCGTGTGGCCTTAGCCCCATAGCACCGGGCTCTCAGCTGTTAGGGCCAGAAACCGTGGAGTCTGGGACCTTCACCCTCCACTTGAAtcccctctccagcctctccaACCAAAGTCTGCCCAGCCTCTGCTCACACGCCACTGCCAACCCCTCACCCTTGAGTGGCATGTTTTGTCCAGTGCCCGTTTGAAAGCCTGTCCTCGTGGGCCTGGCTCTGTCCTCCGGGACCACATGGAGCCAGCACACCTAGCCCCCAGGTCCTGCTCTCGGTCAGCCCTGAGAGCCTCGCAGCAGGGCCTGCGTCCCCCTGAGGCTGCCCAGCTGGGCTGAGGTAACAGGCCAGTGGAGCAGTAGTAAGAGAGAGCCGGGCTCTGCAGGCCACGGCTGGGGTTCGAGTCTTGGTTCTGCCCCTGCCCAGCGGTgggactttggacaagttactgaaTCTGTCTGTGCCAGTTTGTCGTCTGAAAAGTGGGATAATAGTGGTATCGACTTCAAGGTGTAATTGTGAGCGGTAAGCAAGGTGATTCACATCAAGGTCTAGAACAGCACCTGCACCTGGGTAGAATCAGGTGTCATTTTCCGATCCTGATGGGGGCCCTTGGCGCTGGGAGAGGGCTCGTCTAGGGGCTGCACACAGACGTCCTGGGCCACACTCTGGCCAATCTCTTTTCTTCCTAGATCTCGCTcctctttttgtcctgtttacaTACCCCAGGCTCTGCTGTGGCTCTGTCGCTGCAGCTTCCAGGGTCTCCATCCTTCACGGAGGTGATCCTGGCAGCAGGCTGTGTccaccaggaagaggaaggagctgTCTCTCTCGGGAGGAGGTTGCTCCACACAAGAAAGGGCTCCTAGGAAGAGCCTCGTAGCCGCCAGAGCGCCCCTGGAAAACTGTGCTGGTCCCACTCTTTCACGTTATCAAttgggaaagtgaggctcagagaggaagagGGATTCACCGCAAGTCATTTAGCCGGCCGATGGAAAGGCTGAGACTACAGCCAAATGTCATAAGCTCTAGGCTGGTGTCCTCCTACCCACAAATGCCTCTTTGGAGGtcatttctctcttgttttcaTCCTGACCATCTGGAAACATCCAGGGGAGTGCACTGTCGGAGAAAGGGACAAGATTATCAAGAAGTTGCAGTGCCCAGAGATGTAGAAAGACCTGGAAGAGGGAGGACCGGGTGCAGGGATGGCTTCCAAGACCCTTCCCCACACCAGTCCTGAATGTGCAGTTCTGATGTTCTGAGTTGGGGTCTGGGTGAAGCAGGCTTGGGGGACCCTGACCTTCCATGGGGCTGATGAGCACACCTGTTCTGTGCAGCCTCAGAAAGGAAGACAGGGCCAGGGGAGGAAGGCCAGTCCTTGGGGAGCAGAAGAGCTTTCTGATTATTAGCACGCTTCAGAAATGGTACAGCAATGGCCTGGTACCTTGTGTGTAGTAGGTGTGtaattgtttaataaatattgttgaaataGTAGCACATTATCCATCACGGGAGGAGTCTGGCAGGGGACAGATGGCCCCAGCTGTCCAAAGGGCTCTGGGGGGGGTATGGCAAGTTGGTTTCAGTTTGTACAGTATCTCCAGTTGATGACCAGCTTCCAGGAGCATCATGTTAAGGGGGGTTCTGAGGCTGCATCTGATCTCAGAGGATACCAGTACTGTGATCAATTTGTGCTGTCTGCTGTGGGTGTGGGAGGAGGAAGTGGTGTCTTGTGTGCATCTCTTTGCCATCCGTGGACTAGATCCTCTCTGTGGACGCCTCCCAGCTCTGATATCGTATGAGCTCATTGGTTCATGGACTCTTTAGGTAGAATCACATTAGACAATGGGAAGCTTAAACCACAAAACGATTCCCCCTACGAGGTGGGTCCCTCCCTCCTTGATGAATAGAATTAGGTCTCTTTGTCAATGTTACTTGTCTTGTCTACCCAACAGGAGAAGGAATGAACCAAGCAGCTACCATATGCAGGTCCAATTTTAAGGTAAGCTTTGAAGTTAGGCAAACTGCTTTTTGGAAGTGAGGGAGACCTTTCTTCCTGGGAGGACCAGGGGGATAGCATCCATTTTGGGCTATGATGATGGGTCAGCATGTGGGCCTAGAGCTTCCATGGccctttttctttccaaagaggCCAGGAGGTCACAGAGGCCCCTCCAGACGGAGGCTGCATGGACACGGCCAGTGCTTTTCCTGGGGAATAATAGATATTCCTCTAAGGGGCTAGTCCCTGACTTCTGtcttgccaggggctgggttgATCAGAGTGacgtatttttttaaagtgaacttTTATTTGATGTAAAACACATAGATATGAAAATGCACACATtataagtgtacagctcaatgaattcTCACAAAACAACATCCCTGTGCAACCAGCACCCGGATCAAGAAACGGGAAACCTCCAGGACCTCAGCTGTCCCCTGGGGCCCCTTCCAGGCACATTACCCCTCTCCCCGTCGGGTGTAAACTTTCTCCTGACTTCGCTTACCCTCCattcattttgtctgtttttttaattttataaaaacagaatcaggggcttccctggtggcgcagtggttgagagtccgcctgccgatgcaggggacacaggttcatgccccggtccgggaggatcccacatgccgcggagcggccgggcccgtgggccatggccgctgagcctatgtgtccggagcctgtgctccgtaatgggagaagccacaacagtgagaggcccgcgtaccgcaaaaaaaaaaaaaaaaaaaaaaaaaaacagaatcatatGGTATATACTCTTTTCTATctggcttcttcttcttttttttttttttttttgcggtacactggcctctcactgttgtggcccctcccgttgcggagcacaggctccggaggcgcaggctcagcggccatggctcacgggcacagccgctctgcggcatgtgggatcttcccggaccagggcacgaacccgcgtcccctgcatcggcaggcagactctcaaccactgcgccaccagggaagccctggctccttttgttttaacattatgtttctgagattcaaCCATGTTGCAGTTTGCAGTGACAGTTCATGATTCTTAGCTGTTGTATCGTGTTCACAGTATAAATGTTCCACAATGGATTTTTCCATTCtactcttgatggacatttgggttgtttccatttttagggGGAGAGTTACTGTGAAAATTCTAGTCCAAGTCTTTTGgtgcgtgtatgtgtgcatgtCTGTTGGGTGGAtatccaggaatggaattgctgggtcatagaggATATGTATCCATACTCAGCTGAGGGGTACATCCAAACACTTCTCCAAAGGGCTTGTTCCAATTTATACTCACACGTGCAGCATGTAAGCGTTTTGGCTGCTCCACATCCAAGTCAACACGTGATATCGCCGGCCTTTTCATTTCCGCCTTTCTGGGGGATTGTGATTTCCGTTTGCATCTCCCTAAAGActgatgcagggcttccctggtggcgcagtggttgagagtccgcctgccgatgcaggggacacgggttcgtgccccggtccgggaggatcccacatgccgcggagcgactgggcccgtgagccatggccactgagcctgcgcatccggagcctgtgctccgcaacgggagaggccacggcagtgagaggcccgcgtaccgcaaaaaaaaaaaaagactgatgcaGCCGGGCACCTTGttatatgcttgttggccatttgaacATCCTCTGATTCAATGTATTCCTTTTTCCTCCAGTCTCCCTTCTAATTTAACTTTATTCTGGGCTCCTTAGGCTACTAAGAAGGAATATGGGGGCCTCCTTGAAGGGGTCTCTTGGGTAATAATCCATTTCTAagatttcctctgcctggaggtGTAGCTCCAGGAGTGGCAGATCTGAGAAGCTGTGACCTTGGAGAGGCACAGGCATGCCACCTCTGAGCTgctctgtgggggggggggggggggggggggggggcggggcgtgtGGTCCTCGGCCCGCCCCCACCAAGCCTGACCTCCTTCAATGCTCCTTCATTCCTCAGTCTGCTCTGAGGTTCTGTTTGAGTCGTTCAGCTCTGTTGCCCAGTGTCTATTCCAAAGCCCAGGGTGGGAGAATGGAAAGGAGGTCTTTGCTCATGAGAAGCTTCTGCTATGACGAGGACCTAGACCTTGTCAACTTAGGACTCAGGGGTGATCGCAGGACAGGGTGGAATTATGGACAGATGAGCACATTGCAGATTGAGGGTCTGCGCAGTGAGGTCGGCTCCTCGGGGAGCGCTTCGTGGAGAAGGTGGGTTAGGGGAGGGCTGGAAGGGGCAGAGGAGCGGGGGCTGTCGCTGctgaaggggtggggagagaggcggGGAGGGTCACAGGGTAGCTGCAGGAGGACAGCTTGTCCTTGCTCTGAGGGCCGGGAGAGAGCCCAGGGAAGGCCTCAGTGAGTGGCGCAGGCTGGCAGACTGCTCCAGGAGGCTGGGGGAAGCCCACCCTGCCCGTCCCCGCCTCTGTGTCCCTCGCCCGCAGTATATGTACTGGACGATGTTGCAGCAGCTCACCCACCACTCTGTCAATGGCTGCAACCTGCGGCCGGGGGACCTCTTGGCTTCTGGAACCATCAGCGGGCCGGTGAGTATCTGCTTGCCTTGGGGGCTGCCCTAGTCCCCCTACAAACTGCAGGGCCCTCAGCTCTCCCTTGAGAAGGGATTCCAGCCCGAAGTAGGTGTGTCTTTCAACTCTGTCCTACTCAGAGCTTCATCCGTCTCTGGGTGCGGGAGGGGCTTCTATTTCAAGTTCAGAAGAGGCTGGTGTAGGGATGAGAGGCTGTGTGTACTGGGGGAGAGTGAGAGTGACACGGGGGCACACGCAGGAAGCCACTATAGTGTCTGGTTGTCACCACCTCACAGTGCCCCCACCCAGGAGGAGTGGCCCACTGattccccccagcccccctccacGAGCCATTGGTGATGACTTTTGGGTGGTGCGTGTACCAGTCACTTCCCGCAAGGTCGAGACTGCAGGCTCTTTGATGGAGAATCTCTTCCCAGTGGGTGGGGTCAGGCACGACAGCGTCTGGGTAAGCCGCAGTCTCCGGAGCCGGCAGGGGCCTGGCAGGAGGGGCCTGGGCACACTCATCCAGCATCCCGCACCTCCGCGTCCTGGATGGAGTGAGCAGGGCAGGTAGAGTGCCCGGCCTCGAGGACACTTCTGCAGTGGTCCCACCGAGGCAGGGTCTCTGAGGGCCGCGGGATCCCCCGCCCCTTCCCAGCCCCCCCCGGCCCCCACCTTGCTAACCACTGCCCACACCAGATCCGCCACGCTCACCGTGATGTAAATACATATCACATCTTCCTCCCTTTCCCGTTATGAAGGAGCCAGAGAGCTTTGGCTGCATGCTGGAGCTGTCGTGGAAGGGAACGAGGGCCATAGAGGTGGGGAATGGACAGACCAGGAAGTTTCTGCTGGACGGGGATGAAGTCATCATCACAGGTGAGGGGGCCGGGGCCCGTGGGCGTCCTCTCTCCTCCTCGCCCGCGGGCGCTGTCCTAACCGTCTGGCCAGGAAGCCATCTGTCCCAACTCATCCCCACTCTGGCAGTCCCAGGTCTGTGTCTGCTTGTACTGGCCTTCGCCCCAACCCTGGCTGCCGGggactttatttttgtttaaattaaaaaattttttttaatcttttggctgcaccgcgcggcatgtgggatcttagttccccgaccagggatcgaacccacgccccctgcatcggaagcgcagagtcttaaccactagacgaccagggaagtccctgccaggGACTTTAAATCAGAGTCTCCCCGAACCAAAAAGACTGCAGAAGTCCCGCTTTGTCTCCTTTCTCCCTGAGCGAAATTCTAAAATAATGGCAGGTTCCCATTGTTCTGGACTCTGCAGTGCAAAGACCCTGTGTCCTATGACCTTGTGCCCTATGACCCTGTGCCTTATGACCTGGCTGAGTTAGTGACAAGATTTCCCAGCAGCCCATTCCGAGGAGGTCAGGCCAGGGCACTCCTTACATCTTGGGGGATCGTTCTGTCCACCACATATCATTGCTGGAGAAGAAGGTGCCACCGTGGTCAGCAGACCGCTACTCAGGGTCAGGTGCAGGTTGGGCTCCCACATCCCCACCGGCCCTGTGACCTTCCTCAAGTTATTGAACCTTTgtgaactcagtttcctcatctttaaaatggagttaatgatagATACAGTAGTTAACCTCACAGCATGGTTGTAAGGATGAGACGAACCAGTTTATTCCTTCAGGGGACGTTTCTGGAGCAGCTGCTGTGACTCCCATGCTGGGGTTCAGGGGTGAACAAGGCAAGTGCAGGATCTGCCCCCTGGGGTCATGTTCCACTGTCACTGGTGCACctgcattttacaggtgggaaaatgAAGGCCTAGCAGGGggaaaataacttgcccaggatctTGCAACCAGTAAGTCATGAAATCAGATTTCGCATCCAGGCAGCTTATCTTCAGAACCCCAATTCTTAAGCCTTTCATAATATCTAAAGAGACTAACAAGGTGCAGGGTACCTTGTGAGTGCTTAAAATTGGTGACGGTCTTCACCGTTGTCCTCATTGTCATTGCTGTTTTTTCCAGAACCCAGTTTTGAGAAAGCCCAGCATCCTGACCCCTCCTTAATAGGAGTCCCTACCTGAAGCGTGGGAATCAGCCATGCCCATCTGCCCTGCAGGCAGGTTAAGGGGGCACCCGTCCTGTGCACTCGCTCTCCACATCCTGGTCTCTGCCTGCCGACCACACATTTCCCTTCCTGTGTCCTATTGTCACCCCTACTTCCTGCGCCTGTCTTGGTACTGCTGACTCTCTGCTCTGTGGGCTGGGACCTTGGACCCATTTCATCTGCACATCCTGTCGGCCATCCCTTTGAAGTGTCCTGCCATCTCTGTGCAGCTGGCTTGCTCCAAGCACCATCCTTCTGTGTCTGGATTGCTTGCACAGCTTCGCTCCAGCCCCCTGCAATCCATCCTGCTCATGGTGCCTGGAAAATCATCTTCAGGTCTGCTTTCCCCCGTTACTCTTCTCTTCCTGATTTTCTCGTGGCGCCCTGTCGCCTGTGTCATAAATTCATACCCTTCCCTCATCTGATTCTGTTCCCCCCACTGAGCCTCATTCTAACCATAACCCTGCTTTCCCTACTGCCTGCAGACCTTTGAGCTTAAATCTGGCTCAGTTTAAATGATGCCTTCTCTGGTTGCTCAGGGACAACCAGTCTGTCCTCTCCACGAGCAACTCACTGAATTCTGGTTAATTGTACGCACGTCAGTTTCCATGCTTAGCTAAGAgcttgtattagtttcccagggctgctggaacaaatgaccacaaacttgctggcttaaaacaaaaacGTGTTCTCTCTTGGTTCTAGAGGGCAGAAGTCTGAAGTCCAGGTGTTGTCAGGGCCACACTTGTTCCAGAGGTTCAAGGGGAGGATCCAGTCCCTGCCGCTTCCAGCTGCTGGTGGCtactggcattccttggcttgagtccacatcactccagtctctacCTCCGTCTTCACATTGCCTCCTCTGCTTCTGTCCGTCAAAtgtccctctgcttctctcttatgAC
It encodes the following:
- the FAH gene encoding fumarylacetoacetase isoform X2, producing MSFVPVAEDSDFPIHNLPYGVFSTKGNPRPRIGVAIGDQILDLSVIKHLFTGPVLSQHQDVFDQPALNSFMGLGQAAWKEARGLLQNLLSASQARLRDDTELRKRAFTSQASATMHLPATIGDYTDFYSSRHHATNVGVMFRGTENPLMPNWLHLPVGYHGRASSIVVSGTPIRRPKGQMRPDDSKPPVYGACKLLDFELETAFFVGPGNKFGEPIPISKAHEHIFGMVLMNDWSARDIQKWEYVPLGPFLGKSFGTTISPWVVPMDALMPFAVPNQEQDPKPLPYLRHDQPYTFDINLSVTLKGEGMNQAATICRSNFKYMYWTMLQQLTHHSVNGCNLRPGDLLASGTISGPEPESFGCMLELSWKGTRAIEVGNGQTRKFLLDGDEVIITEPSFEKAQHPDPSLIGVPT